The sequence TCCTACCATTGATAAAGGCGATAGCCCCAAAGCTTGAGCACCTAAGGAAAATAGTCGTTATGCATGATGGTGAGGAACCAATAAAGATTGAACGCATTGGCAATGCTGAGGTATACGATTATGAGGAGTTAATGAAGGAGGCCAGGGAATTCAACTACCCGGAGGAGCTTGATGAGAGGACTGTCATGGTGATGATGTACACCTCAGGCACCACAGGGTTGCCCAAGGCAACGATATTTAGGCATAGGGAGATAGTACTGCATGCAATCGCTGTATTGATAATCGCAGTGTGGAATTGGTACCCAGCGCATTACCTAAGGTTCACTAGGAATGCCTATAACCCACTCGGTGAACCATCACTCCTCCTTGTACCGTTCTACCACGTGCTCGGTTGGGGAGCGCCGTACTACAACATCATGGGTGGTACACCGAAGATAGTACTGCCGGGTAGGTATGAGTGGAACCACATCATTAGGTTGATTAAGGAGGAAAAGGTAAAGAATGCGGCTGGCGTACCAACAATGCTATACCTAATGTTAAACAGTCCCGAGCTCAAGGACGTGGACCTAAGGGGATTCCTATGGAGTCTTGGTGGTGCGGCGGTCACCAAGGGGTTGATTGAGGAGGCCAGGAAGAGGGGCGTGATATTGACTAATGGTTACGGATTGACGGAGACGGCACCGGTCGTTATAGCGCCTGCACTATCGCCGGACCTAGTAATGAGCCTAAGCGAGGAGGAACTACAGGAATTAGTGGTCAATAGCATTGGAAAGCCCCTACCATTTGTCCAGGCCAGGGTGGTTGATGAGGAAGGTAGGGATGTGCCTAAGGATGGAAAAACCGTGGGCGAGCTGGTGCTGAGGGCTCCCTGGATAACCCTGGGCTATTACGGAGACCCAGAGAAAACAAGGGCTGCCTTCAAGGATGTTTGGTTCCACACCGGTGACTTGGCAACGTGGGATGAGAGGGGGTTCATATACATCGTAGATAGGGCTAAGGACGTTATCAAGAGTGGCGGTGAGTGGATATCAAGCCTTAAACTTGAGAGCTTAATATCACTTCACCCAGCGGTTGCGGAGGTGGCGGTCATAGGCGCTACGCATGAGAAGTGGGGTGAGAGGCCCGTGGCCATTGTCGTGCTGAGGCCGGAATTCGAGGACAGGGTTAAGGAGGAGGATATCATAAATCACGTGAGAGCATTCGTTGATGAGGGCGTTATACCGAAGTGGTGGGTGCCTGACAAGGTGATATTCGTTGATGAGCTTCCAAAGACTGGCGCGGCCAAGATCGATAAGAAGGTGCTTAGGGATAGATATAGGGATGTATTGATTAAGCGGTGAAAATAATTATTCTCATTAAGAATTAAAAATAAATTTATTCCTATTAATCAGGTAATTTATGGGAAAGGCATACATAACGGGCTTTCACCAGGTAATTGAGAAGGAGAGCAGGAGAAGCTTCTTTGAATTGATTGGCGAGACCGTACAAAGGACGCTTGAGATGGGTGGTATCAGTATTGATGAGGCGGATGGGTTGGGCATTGTTCACACCACCGCGGTTGATGAAAGGCCGATCAGGATAATGCTCGCCAACCAAGTCGCCAATTATCTGGGCATTGGGAGGCTTAGGTACATTGACGTGGCCGAGTTTGGCGGTGCCTCATTCAATGCCCTTGTTTATCGGGCCGTTAAGGCAGTGGAGAATGGGCTTGCGAGGGCTGTCTTGGTAATTGGCGGTGGCAAGAGTAGCGTATTTAGGAGGAGGGGCATTGATGAGGGTCTTGTGGCTAGGAACTACGTAAGTACCCACAGGGTTATTGAGTTCCTACCAACCAGTGACTACGCCATGGTGGCCTTGAGGTACTCACACGTGTATAACGCCACTGATGAGGGCAGGGCAATGATCGCCGTCAGGGAGAGGGCCAATGCTAGGTATAATAAGGATGCAATATTCAGGGAGCCGATAAGTGTTGCCGATGTATTGAACTCACCAATGGTGAGTTACCCACTGAGGCTACTGGAGGTTGTGATGCCTGTGGATGGTATGTCGACTTTCCTAATCGTTAATGAGAGCTTGGCTGGGAAGTCGAAGATCACGCCCACCTCTATCCTTGGCTATGGCGAGGCCCACGATCCAAGCCCACTCTTTGATAGGGATGACATCTTGAATACGGTTATCCCAATAAGCGCAGGCAAGGCGCTTAGCGAGGCCAACATTGGCATAAACGATATTGACCTATTCATGCTTTACGACGCATACACAATAATGATCGTGCTGGAGCTAGAGGGTATTGGCTTGGCCGAGAAGGGTTTGGGTTGGCGGTTCGCGGAGGATCATGATTTCTCGCCATCGTCAACATACCCAATAAACGTTAATGGCGGTTCCCTAAACACCGGACAACCAGCGTACATGAGCGGCGGCGTGATACTTACAGAGGCATTAACCCAACTGTCCGGCATGGCCGGTGAAAGGCAGGTTAAGGGAGCCCGTAGGGCACTTGTCAATGCAATTGGCGGCATACTTAATCACTCAACAACCTTGGTCCTTGGTGTTTAGTATGGAACTCGAAGAATTACTGAAGGAGTACAATAGAATCTATGAAAATGGGTTAGTGCCAATAACACGGTGCAGGGCATGTGGCTATAAGTTCCACATGCCAAGGACCAGGTGTCCCAGGTGCGGCTCAACGAACCTGGAGGTTATTGGCTACGGCGAGGGCACCATCTACTCATACACAATAATAGAGAGGGGATTGCCAACAAAGACAATAGTCGTTCTCGTGGACTTCGATGGAGCCAAGGTTAAGGCGAATTACGTTGGTGATTTGAATGCGCTGAGGATAGGGGCTAGGGTCAGGGTTGTTAGGAGGGATGGTAATATATACTTTACAAATTATTAAATAGCAATACATTTATTATATATGAAAATATATTAAGAGTAAAAATACACCTAATATTTACATTTACGGGTACTTCTACTGATTATATGGTCGAGAGAATTCTCATAGTTGGATTTGGGACCATGGGGAGCGGTATAGCCGAGGTCTTTGCCATGAATGGCTTTGAGGTAAATGTCTATGATGCTTACAGGGACGTGATACCCAAGAGCCTTGAGGGTATTAGGTGGAGCCTTGGTAAGCTACGTGAGAAGGGCTCTCTTCGTGAGGACGTTGATACCGTCATGAAGAGGATTCATGTGTTTGATAATCTGGGTAATGCGGCCAGGGGTGTTGATTTGGTAATTGAGGCTGTGTTCGAGGATCCAAAGGTTAAGCACCAGGTGTATAGGGAGTTGGAGGGTTACGTCGGTAAGGACGTAATAATAGCGAGCAACACAAGCGGTATACCAATAACCTACTTGCAATCGGTGCTTCAGTATAAGGGTAGATTCGCGGGCTTCCACTGGTTTAATCCGCCGGTTCTCATGAGGCTTGTGGAAGTTATAAAGGGCAGGGATACCAGTGATGAGACGGCCGGCGCACTCATGGACCTGGCAAGGAGGGTTGGTAAGGAGCCTATTCTCGTTAGGCGCGATGTAAGGGGTTTCATAGCCAATAGGGTGTTTGGTGTACTGAGTACGCAGGTCTTCATACTATATATGCGGGGCATCTATGACTATAGGGCGATGGACTCGGCGTTGATCTATAGACTTGGACTCCCCATGGGCGTCTTCGCACTCACGGACTTCACCGGGGGAATAAAGCTAAGTTATGAGAGTAGGAACCTATTTGAGGAGATAGATAGGGTGGCGCCTGAGACCGAGTCATCCAAGGGGCTGGCTAAGGCAAGAACGTTTGTGTTCAGCCTAATTGAGAAAATGTACAGGGAGGGTAGGATAGGCATAAGGACTGGGAAGGGGTTCTATGAATACCCGGAGCCGGGCAGGTGGGTTAGGCCGGATATACCGAGGGAATTGGCTGACAGGGTGAATTTACTGGACCTGCTGGCGCCCATGGTCAACGAATCACTAAGAATGGAGAGGCTGGGTATATGCACCAGGGGTGATATAGACAAGGCACTAAAGCTTGGCTATAACTGGCCAAAGGGCTTATTTGAAATATACGGCAGGGACTTCACTGCAACGGATGTGGTGAATACGCTTAGGAGGATGAGCGACTTGATCCCAGACCTAAGGGAGTTCTATGAACCAGACCCGGCACTACTAAATGAGGCTAAGTGATCGTTGGCCCTAAACAGAGTCAAAATTGTAACCCATCACGCGTTTATATCCCTTTCATCCCTAACCACTGTAGGATTAACGTGGGCGTTTCCTCCCAGGTACTTAACCGCCAGATTAATTATGAATTGGGCGGAATTAACTAGCCTATCTTCATCGATGCCGGGCACTCCAGCGGTTACGATTAAGACATTCCTCGTCTCAGGCCTCATCTTGGTGGTCTCGGAATCCCTATAGGGATACACATGCAGTATTAGGCCATCCACCGTCGAGAGTATGATCTGGTTGCTGGTTAAGGATTTCCGTGGTGAGCCGATTGGGTTGAAGACCTCGCCATCCCTGGCATAACTAATGACCAAGTCTCTACCACCAAAACTATCGATGTCGTAAAGCCCAATGGGCACGAGGTACTTTATACTCGCCGCATTACCAATATCAACCATTGGGTTGATCCTCGGCAAATCCTCACCCCTAAGAACCCTCCTAAGCAAAGCCTCCTGGGCAGGCCTCTGCTTTGTCGGGTCTATACCAAGCTCGTGCCAGTAGAAGTCCCTGTAATACCTGATGATTGGGTCATCCTTGAGACTATCAAGGCTATACCTAGACCTAACTTCCCTGACCGTATCATCAATCACACTCAACAACCCACCCGGGTACTCGCTGTTCCTAACATTACGAACAACGCCCACGCCAACGAAGACCTTACCCCTGAGCCTAACATCTATCGAGAATCTCACAGAAAACATGCGGGTACATTAATATTAAGTTTTACCGGTGAAGTCAGCTCTGGTGCCACTCCTCACTACTCAGAAATACCAGTCATCATCACCATAAATTCATTGGTCAAGGAAGCTTTTAATACCTACCTCAACGCATTAAATGCGGTGATGACCACCTCGACCCCTGAACAGTGAAGAATGGTATTACGACTGATCAAGCCCAATACTCAACAAGGCTAACCTTACGCCTAACCACGGCGCCACAATTAGGGCACTGAAGCAACTCCCCACTCTTCCACTTTAACGGATGGCCACACCTAGGGCACTTGGCATAAACCACGCCAAGCTGCGCATCCCTTAAAGTCAATGTGTAAGGTGGGTCCTTCGATATCACCCTGGCCCTAACTATATCGCCAATGCCGAGAACCTCACTGGCACTGCCGTTCCTCCCATTCAACAGTTGAGATGGCGGTATTATACCCGTCGCGTCATCCTTTAGCACTGTCCTGCTACCATTATTCTCAACACCGATTATCTTCACAATGACGACCCTATCATTTGGTATCGCCACAACCTTACCATAAACAACATCGTTCACCCTCAACAACAAATTACTACCCCTTATGGGTTTAACACTGATCACATGCTCCTTATCATTACGTATGACCACCCCCATGACCTGAGCCCTTAATTTACCATCCACACCAACCTCCACGTTCTCCCCAGGCAGGTATTCCTCAGCAATACCAACAACATCTCCTGGAACAACAACCTCCTTACTCATGGCTCATCCACCACCCAAACCCTGACTTACAGTCCTTGACTAGTGAGCACGAAACCCTTTATAAACCTATACCCTAAGAACCATTGTGGCCAAGATACTCGTAACAAACGACGACGGTATATACAGCCCAGGGCTCAGGATGCTGTATGAATACGTAAAGGACCTAGGCGAGGTATATGTCGTTGCACCGGAGACCCCCAAATCGGCCTCCGGCCTCGGCATAACGCTTCACAAGCCTCTTAGGGTCTCGGTGATGGACCTATGCGGCTTTAAGGTATATGCGACATCCGGTACGCCCTCCGACACGATATACTTAGCGGCCTTGGAAATAACGGGTAATGTCGACCTCGTCCTCTCGGGTATAAACATTGGTGATAACACGTCAATGCAGGTAATACTATCGTCAGGAACCCTCGGCGCCGCATTCCAGGCGGCACTGCTTGGTATCCCGGCCATTGCGTACTCGGTCGATGTTGAGAGTGGTGATGAGCTTGAGGGTAATGAGGAGCTTGAGCCTGTGCTTAGGGCTGTGGTTAGGGAGTCGGTTATGTTCGTGCTTAGGCACGGAATGCCCAGGGGCGTTGATGTAATTAGCATAAACTTCCCAAGGACTATTAGTAGGGACATTAAGGTTAAGCTTGTTAGGGCTTCGAAGCTTAAGTTCTCCGAGAAGATCGACGTTAGGGTCGACCCACGTGGAGGTAAGTACTACTGGTTGTTTGGTTCATTGATTGAACCTGAGGAGAATACGGACACCTACGTAGTGCATAGGGAGGGCAATATCGCGCTTACGCCGCTGACCCTGGACATGAATGCCATGGGCCCGCGGCAGGAGGTCGGCATGGACAGCCTCAATAGGCTTGTTAATGCGCTAAATACGGCATTACCGCGCTTCTGAGGTTAAGGGAAATAGAACTTATATAGGTCAGTTTATTGCCGTTGATTTGGTATGAACGGGCATCAAATACTATATTTCGATGAGGTAAAGAGGGGTAATTACGTGGTGTTTGTAAATCACGTACTTGAGCAAATACCGGTGGCCTATAGGGTGGGTGCGGTCGACATAGAGGTGCTCAATAAGTATAGGGATGAGTTGCTTGGCATTGCCGATGAGTTGGGTGAGACCTACTGTACGGCTATGTCGACGACGAATACGGACTTCTTTAAGGGAGGTAATTGTGTGGAATTTGTTAAGCAGTATTGGCGTGATTTCATCACTGGCATTGATAGGAATGAGCATTGGGTCAGCATGGTCATGTACATGCTCAAGCTATTTAGCGCTAATGTGGGTGTAACCGCACTGGTAACCTTGCCAATACAATTGAGTTCATTGGCTGTATCAATAATTAGCGGTGAGAACAAGCCGGTGACTCAGTTGGTGAGTGCCCTTGGAAAGCTCTCAGCGCTGACGACAGCCTTCTATGCAGAGGCACTGGTTCACTTACTGACGGAAAACGTTGGGGTGCCGCTAAGCGCCTACATGATGCTTGCGGGAGGGCTTGTAAATGAGTTACTGAAGGTCTATGGTAATGTCATTGCGTGAAATTTTTAAATACTCAATAAATCCTATGACTGGGTGTCCGTTATTGATTCACGTTTTACTCTGGAGACTCAGTTCGATGTAAAAAGGATTGAGGAGTTTGTTAGGCAGTATTGGCGTGAGGCGAACATTGAGGGTAAGTGGCATGAAGGACCTGCGAATGCCGGCAAGTGGTTTACTTTTCTTGAGGGTCCGCCAACTACTAATGGTTTTCCGCATGTTGGTCATATTAGGGGTAGGACGTATAAGGACGTTGTCCTCAAGTACCATAGGCTACTTGGTTATAGGGTTTGGGCCCAGGGTGGTTGGGATGAGCAGGGGTTGCCCGTGGAGATCGAGGTTGAGAAGAAGCTTGGGCTCAGGACTAAGAAGGATATTGAGAAGGTGGGTTATGAGAAGTTCAGCCTTGAGTGTAACTCACTGGTTGATTACTACCTTGAGAGGTGGAGGGAGATTGGCACGAGAAGGCTTGGCCTATGGCTTGACCTGGAAAGGGCCTATGAGACTAGGAGACCTTACTACATAGAGCATGTTTGGGCCTTCCTAAAGAATGCCTGGAAAAAGGGGCTTTTATTCGAGGATTATAGGGTATTACCATTCTGCCCAAGGTGTGAAACGGCGCTCAGTGATGCTGAGGTTGACCAGGGTTATGAGGATAGGGAGGACCCATCAATATTCGTTAAGTTCCCCGTTGAGGGAGCAAGTAATACCTACTTGGTTATTTGGACGACAACGCCCTGGACCCTTGTTGATAATGAGGCCGTGGCCGTTAATCCCAATTTTAACTACGCATTGGTTAAGGTCAATGTTAATAACACCACGGAGTACCTATGGCTCGCCGAGCCCCTTGTACCCAAGTTGATGGAGAAATTCGGAATTAAGGATTATGAAATTGTTAGGGTTGTTAAGGGTTCAGAATTGGCTGGGACTAGGTATAGGCACATATACATGGAGAGAGTGCCAATACATGCAAGTCACATTGATAAGGCTCATTACGTGGTCTTGGCTGACTTCGTGACCCTTGAGGACGGTACTGGTTTAGTTCACATAGCCCCTGCTCACGGTCCTGAGGACTTTGAGGTAGCTAAGAAGTATGGTTTGCCTGTGACGAATTCCGTGGAAATAAACGGTATATTCAATGAAAACGGCGGTGGATTCCGTGGTAAGTACTGGCTCGACGTGTCCCAAGAAGTCATGGATGATTTAAAGAATAGGGGTTTGCTCCTTCGTCATGAGACCATAGTGCACGCCTACCCACACTGCTGGAGGTGCGGTACACCACTGATCTATAGGTCTGATAGGCAGTGGTTCATTAGGGTGTCCGCATACAGGGATAAGCTGGTTGAGGAGCTTAAGAAGGTGAAGATACATCCCGACTTCCTGAGGGATAGGTTCGATAATTGGGTTGCGAATGCCAGGGATTGGACGATATCGAGAAGTAGGGTTTGGGGTACGCCACTACCTATATGGCGTTGCAAGGATGATCCAGGCAAGGTCTTGGTCATAGGCTCAATGGATGAGTTGAGGAAGTATGCAAAGTTCATACCCAATGTGCCAAGTGAGATGCTTGTTCATAGGCCTTGGGTTGACATGGTAAGGATAGAAACCGAGGACTGCAGGGAGTGGGTTAGGGAACCCTTCGTTGTTGATGTTTGGATGGACAGTGGCGTGGCATGGATAGCCAGTGTTGATGGTCTCAGGAATAAGGAGTTGTTTGATAGGTTGTACCCATATGACTGGGTTACAGAGGCGATAGACCAGACGAGGGGTTGGTTCTACTCATTACTGGTGACCTCGGTGCTATGGATGGGTAGGGCGCCGTATAAGTCCATATTGATCAGTGGCCATGTTGTTGATAAGTATGGACAGAAGATGAGTAAGTCCAAGGGTAATGTGATTTGGGCCGAGGATCTATTCAATAAGTGGGGTGCTGACCCAACGAGACTTTACCTACTGATTAAGTCAGCCCCCTGGGATACAATGTCCGTTGACCCTGATGAAATAGCCGAGACAAGGAGCGTACTATCGATACTGTGGAATGTGGTTAAATTTGCAGATACCTACATGGCGCTCGATAAGTTTGATCCAGCTGTGCATAGACTTGAGGAGTTAATGGGTAGGGGATTGATTGAGGATAGGTGGATGCTCAGTAGGTTCCATAGTAGGTTGCGTAGGTTCATTAGTTATATGAATAACATGGAGTTGCATATGGCGGCTAGGGAATGGGTCAACTTGGTGGTTGATGACTTGAGTCATGGCTATATTAGGTTGATTAGGCGTAGGGTTTGGACTGAGGAGAGTAGGGAGGATAAGTACGTAGCCTATGCAGTGCTGTATAGGGTCATTAAGGGTGCATTGATAATGGGCTCTGCGCTTGTGCCCCATGTAACTGAGTATCTGTGGAATGCTTTCATAAGGAAGTTCGAGAGGGAGGAAGCAATAAGTGTGCATTTAATGTCAATACCGAGGGTAAGCGAGGAGTACATTGATGAGAAGCTAGAGGGTGCCTTCGAACTGTTATTTGCCTTGTTCTCAGACATTGCTGAAATGAGGAATAGGATTAAGGTGAAGTTGAGGTGGCCATTGGCAAGGGCCATGGTTAAGGTTGAGGGAGGAGACCAAGGCATGCTGGGACAGGTAAAGCACTTACTTGAGTACCTGGCTAATGTTAAGGAGGTTCAGTTTGTCGGCGACTTAGGTCAATGCAATGAGAATGAGTATGTTAGGGCTCAGGGTAAGGGTTATGAGATATGTCTTAGTAAGGTAATGGATAAGAGACTGTACTATGAGGCGTTGGCTAGGGAGGTAGTGAGGCGTATACAGACCATGAGGGCCAAGGCAAACCTTAGGGTTGATGAGAGGATTAGGGTTTACGTGAGTACAGGGAGTAACGATTTGCTCACTGCAATAAGTGAGTTTAGGGATTACATAATGAATGAGGTTAGGGCTGTGGATATAGTGAGCAATAGGGCGTCAACCAATGCCCTTACAATGGATTGGGATATTGAAGACATGAGGGTTCAGATAGGGATAGAACGCATACCCTAATGATCATTCAAAACGCCCATATTAACTAAGTGCTTAAGTGCTCTTCTCACGATTCTCCTGATTATTACCCTGCCCTTAAAGGAACCGAACAACTTAATTGCTGCCCTACGAATACTACCCTCATTGATTAATTCCTGGAGTATCCTCCTCTCCTCCTCGTTCATGGGCACGTTATACCTAAGCGCAAACCTGGCAATATCAACTGGGCTAAGCCCAACGGAGTCATCATCCCTATACCCAATCATTCTGGTGACCTCGAGCATTAGTATTGTGACCCAATCGTCATCGGAAACATCGTCGTAAATTCTCCTCAATTCATCAATTAAGACTTGCCTACTCGTAAAACCATCCATAACAGCATCATCATCAGTCAGGTCGGAAATCCTCTTATACGAGACATTCACAATCCTAGCCTTCGCAACCACAGCACCACCACTATGTATAAAGACCTCCCTATACCTAGGCCTAACGATACCCAGCCTAATCGTTGTGAATCTACCGTTGCTGAGTTTATCCAGGTACTTCGACTTAAGCATTAGGTGTCTACCTAGGTAAACGACCCTACGCATTTATGGTGAGTGAGAGAGGAGGTGTTTTAAAAGGGTTTATCCGCGGTATAGCGCGTATGAAGCTTGATGGTGTTGTTAAGTACGCAAATGTCGTCTATGCGGGATTAATGATAGGGTTGGCGGCATACATAGCTATTCTAATAAAGCATGGTTATACCTTTGTTCCAGTATCACCGCAAAATGTCACCAGCGTTTCCCAACTGTTTGCATCAGGTGCCTTGGGTCCATTGGCGCTGGGGTTAATACCCTGGGTGTTGATGGTAATGATAATCGCGACAGTATTTATAGTCCTGCTAAACATGGTTTATGAAAACAGCCTAAAGCCAGTGAGTAGAGAGGTAAAGAGGAAAAGAGAGGAGCCAAAGAGTAAGGGAAAGAATAAGAATAAGTAGGATCCTTATGAACAGGATGATTTTATCCCTAACCTAATTCCGTTTCAGTTAGTCTACGCTTCACTGCCCTATCGAAAACCACCCAGTTCCTATACCACTCCTCATTGGCCTTCTTAAGTTCCGTAAGTATCGCCTTGGTTAGGTCCTTGGCGGTTACCTTATCTACATCCATGAATTGACACTCAACCTTCCTGGCTATCCTCCTGGCCGCGTCTATTGGTGCGCCGGCCTTGAGAATGCTGACCACGATCTTCTCAATTACAAAGTTCTCCTCAGAGCCGTCTCTCTTAATGACCCTGTTAACCATTAACCACTACTAGAGAGCCGCCTAAAATTGCTTTCTCTCGTTGATAGACAATGCATGCTACTACTTCTATGCGCGTCTACTGCTGGATAGTAGGGATTCAAGTCTATTAATATACAGGACCTTCTCAACTTCCTCGTAATTATCATTAACCCTGATCATGCCAAGCCTAATGTGGCTGATTGCATTCTCGTAGTTAAAGGTCCTGGGTATTGATATTACCGCCTTGCCTGTATTATAGTAGATTCTTCGTAGCATACCCAGCGATAGTAGGTAATGGTTCTCATCCTCCAGGGCGATCAATAAGCCTCTCTCCCAATTCATGGGTAGTACCGCCACACTGACACCGCCTAGGCTCCTGGCATGAAACTCCTTGGTGTTGCCTATGGCTATGGCCACGTTACCCCATTGCTCAACATAATACAAAGGCAGGTTGAGGCTCCTCCTGATTAGGCGAAGCATGGATCTATCGTAGGTTAACCCACTGTATAGTGGTAGGTTTATGATTGGTTTCTCCCTGAGGTTTATGCTTAGATCCCTTGATGGCATTAGATACTTACTATAACCCATCTCCCTACGTATCTTCCTATCATCTCTATCCCTAATCCTGGCATTGGGTGATGACGGTATTATAATGGGGTTCTCAACGATCCCGGTCAACTTATTGATTAATTCATCAACTTCATTACCCCGCTTAATAACAACCACGTAATTAGCGTTCACCCTTCTAATGATCTCAAGCTTGAACCCTATGGCCGTTGTATCGGAGATCCATCCATCGGTATTTATTATCACGGTGTCGACACCGTAATTCTGCCTAAGATCATTAACCAACTTAGTGATGGAGTTCAATACGTAATTCCAAACATGCTCTATACTCGTTGTCTTAACAAAGACTGACTTCAAACCCCTTAACTGGGTTAGGTGGGTTATGAGATTGTCTGCAACGGCCGATGAAATCGTGGTTGGCGGCCCAATGTCATTCTGACCTGGGTCTCCATCAATTACACCTACCTTGAGTCCTTCTCTTACGCCCTTATTAACGAGTATCGTGGTTACGGTGGTCTTACCAACATCCATTGCACCAAGCACCACTACTATGGAGTTCCTAAGCGGTATTGCAGCCAAGGCCCTATCCCAAACATCTATAACTTCGTCATCGCCGCTTATTCGTTCGAGGTTACCCTCTGGACCAAGTACGACCTCTATCTTGCCATTACCTAATGACTTTGCTATTATCCTCCTGCCCCTCATTACGGTAAATGCGCTCCCTGGCCCGTATTCAACACCCAATACATACAACTTGCCATCAATTACCTTTATGTTGGCGGGTCCATCAATGCTCAGGAACTCGCTGGGTCCCACTGTGTGTATTTCCACGATGTAATTATTATTTACGTAATTATTTAAGCTTGATTATTCAATGGGTCTCTTCCTAGTATAGTGATAGGTCCCTAAAGTCGTACGGTATTGGCATTCCCTTCTTCTTGAGTTCATCGTATTTACTTGCCAGGAATTCCTCGAGTATTGGGCATCCTTCGTATTTGCCCTCCCTTGGGCACTTGTGGTCTTCCGTATTGAATAGGATGAAGCAGTCACTGGATCTCGTATCGTAATATGGGCACTTCTTGTAGTAGTCCTTCATTGACCTTATTATCCTAATGACCCATCGCTGCTTTGGGTCCTTTATTTCTCGCTTCAGTTCGTATTCATTTAAGTCTTCCTCATCCGAATAACCATACTTCACTAGAATCACCCTCTCGAGTCGA is a genomic window of Vulcanisaeta souniana JCM 11219 containing:
- a CDS encoding long-chain-fatty-acid--CoA ligase produces the protein MNEQIQQQHKYNTEEEVFNEIIPGYQLTIDKILKTGVTLFPNNEIVYWPPNGRRLHFAFSEFNERVNRLGWVLKELDVASGDPRRMGTRVAIFDWNTHRFLELLYAVPMYGAVLQPVNIRLAPEEIIYVMNKSRDEVAFVNADFLPLIKAIAPKLEHLRKIVVMHDGEEPIKIERIGNAEVYDYEELMKEAREFNYPEELDERTVMVMMYTSGTTGLPKATIFRHREIVLHAIAVLIIAVWNWYPAHYLRFTRNAYNPLGEPSLLLVPFYHVLGWGAPYYNIMGGTPKIVLPGRYEWNHIIRLIKEEKVKNAAGVPTMLYLMLNSPELKDVDLRGFLWSLGGAAVTKGLIEEARKRGVILTNGYGLTETAPVVIAPALSPDLVMSLSEEELQELVVNSIGKPLPFVQARVVDEEGRDVPKDGKTVGELVLRAPWITLGYYGDPEKTRAAFKDVWFHTGDLATWDERGFIYIVDRAKDVIKSGGEWISSLKLESLISLHPAVAEVAVIGATHEKWGERPVAIVVLRPEFEDRVKEEDIINHVRAFVDEGVIPKWWVPDKVIFVDELPKTGAAKIDKKVLRDRYRDVLIKR
- a CDS encoding thiolase family protein, giving the protein MGKAYITGFHQVIEKESRRSFFELIGETVQRTLEMGGISIDEADGLGIVHTTAVDERPIRIMLANQVANYLGIGRLRYIDVAEFGGASFNALVYRAVKAVENGLARAVLVIGGGKSSVFRRRGIDEGLVARNYVSTHRVIEFLPTSDYAMVALRYSHVYNATDEGRAMIAVRERANARYNKDAIFREPISVADVLNSPMVSYPLRLLEVVMPVDGMSTFLIVNESLAGKSKITPTSILGYGEAHDPSPLFDRDDILNTVIPISAGKALSEANIGINDIDLFMLYDAYTIMIVLELEGIGLAEKGLGWRFAEDHDFSPSSTYPINVNGGSLNTGQPAYMSGGVILTEALTQLSGMAGERQVKGARRALVNAIGGILNHSTTLVLGV
- a CDS encoding Zn-ribbon domain-containing OB-fold protein — protein: MELEELLKEYNRIYENGLVPITRCRACGYKFHMPRTRCPRCGSTNLEVIGYGEGTIYSYTIIERGLPTKTIVVLVDFDGAKVKANYVGDLNALRIGARVRVVRRDGNIYFTNY
- a CDS encoding 3-hydroxyacyl-CoA dehydrogenase, whose protein sequence is MVERILIVGFGTMGSGIAEVFAMNGFEVNVYDAYRDVIPKSLEGIRWSLGKLREKGSLREDVDTVMKRIHVFDNLGNAARGVDLVIEAVFEDPKVKHQVYRELEGYVGKDVIIASNTSGIPITYLQSVLQYKGRFAGFHWFNPPVLMRLVEVIKGRDTSDETAGALMDLARRVGKEPILVRRDVRGFIANRVFGVLSTQVFILYMRGIYDYRAMDSALIYRLGLPMGVFALTDFTGGIKLSYESRNLFEEIDRVAPETESSKGLAKARTFVFSLIEKMYREGRIGIRTGKGFYEYPEPGRWVRPDIPRELADRVNLLDLLAPMVNESLRMERLGICTRGDIDKALKLGYNWPKGLFEIYGRDFTATDVVNTLRRMSDLIPDLREFYEPDPALLNEAK
- a CDS encoding B3/B4 domain-containing protein; this translates as MRFSIDVRLRGKVFVGVGVVRNVRNSEYPGGLLSVIDDTVREVRSRYSLDSLKDDPIIRYYRDFYWHELGIDPTKQRPAQEALLRRVLRGEDLPRINPMVDIGNAASIKYLVPIGLYDIDSFGGRDLVISYARDGEVFNPIGSPRKSLTSNQIILSTVDGLILHVYPYRDSETTKMRPETRNVLIVTAGVPGIDEDRLVNSAQFIINLAVKYLGGNAHVNPTVVRDERDINA
- a CDS encoding exosome complex RNA-binding protein Csl4, which encodes MSKEVVVPGDVVGIAEEYLPGENVEVGVDGKLRAQVMGVVIRNDKEHVISVKPIRGSNLLLRVNDVVYGKVVAIPNDRVVIVKIIGVENNGSRTVLKDDATGIIPPSQLLNGRNGSASEVLGIGDIVRARVISKDPPYTLTLRDAQLGVVYAKCPRCGHPLKWKSGELLQCPNCGAVVRRKVSLVEYWA
- the surE gene encoding 5'/3'-nucleotidase SurE, producing MAKILVTNDDGIYSPGLRMLYEYVKDLGEVYVVAPETPKSASGLGITLHKPLRVSVMDLCGFKVYATSGTPSDTIYLAALEITGNVDLVLSGINIGDNTSMQVILSSGTLGAAFQAALLGIPAIAYSVDVESGDELEGNEELEPVLRAVVRESVMFVLRHGMPRGVDVISINFPRTISRDIKVKLVRASKLKFSEKIDVRVDPRGGKYYWLFGSLIEPEENTDTYVVHREGNIALTPLTLDMNAMGPRQEVGMDSLNRLVNALNTALPRF